One Niabella beijingensis DNA window includes the following coding sequences:
- a CDS encoding sialate O-acetylesterase gives MKSCRFLLLIFLMTGIAGKLTATVRLPAVISNNMVLQQKATPALWGTAGAGKTVTVQTSWDKKTYLAKADSEGNWKVKVKTASYGGPYVITIAEDNTITLENVLVGDVWLCSGQSNMEMPLAGWGKILNYEEEISNADHPSIRLLQATHVTANQPQKELEVRNNGWDICTPATVAEFSSVAYFFAREIYEKTKIPIGLIHSSWGGTIAEAWTSYETLQQLPDFAAAAAKIKATPKTDKAAFEGLMAEWNAKKQAADKGMQNGKAVWAAAGLNTADWKQMQLPGLVEDNGLPGFDGVIWFKRKITIPDNWQAGDLTLSLGPVDDDDITWFNGEQIGATEGWNKERVYTIPAGLIRKGENELTVRVTDNGNGGGIYGNAAQLFIKNGTGQKVALSGNWQYKTSFALTDLPPAPENPENPNRPTVLYNAMIYPIINYTIKGAIWYQGESNAGRAYQYRQLFPAMIRDWRSKFSSGDFPFYFVQLANFMKRSETPAASAWAELREAQLMTTGLPHTGMATIIDIGDAGDIHPKNKQEVGRRLALIALNKDYKKKVEYSGPLYKSQQINNGQIILTFDHAAGMKAAGEKLTGFAIAGTDQQFHWADAVVKGNTIIVTAAAVKQPVAVRYAWGDNPEANLVNSAGLPAAPFRTDRWEGVTRNAK, from the coding sequence ATGAAGTCTTGCCGATTCCTGCTGTTGATTTTTCTTATGACCGGCATCGCCGGAAAACTAACCGCCACGGTAAGGCTGCCGGCGGTTATCAGCAATAACATGGTGTTGCAGCAGAAGGCCACCCCGGCGCTCTGGGGTACTGCCGGTGCGGGAAAGACCGTTACTGTACAGACCTCCTGGGATAAAAAAACCTATCTCGCAAAGGCTGATAGCGAGGGGAATTGGAAGGTAAAGGTAAAGACGGCTTCCTATGGAGGCCCGTATGTAATCACCATTGCGGAAGACAATACCATTACGCTTGAAAATGTACTGGTCGGCGATGTATGGTTGTGCTCCGGTCAGTCCAATATGGAAATGCCGCTGGCCGGTTGGGGAAAGATCCTAAACTATGAAGAAGAAATCTCCAACGCGGATCATCCGTCCATTCGTTTATTGCAGGCAACCCATGTTACGGCCAATCAGCCGCAAAAAGAACTTGAGGTTCGTAATAATGGCTGGGATATTTGTACACCTGCCACGGTTGCAGAGTTCTCTTCGGTGGCGTATTTTTTTGCACGCGAGATCTATGAAAAGACAAAGATCCCTATCGGGCTCATACATAGTTCCTGGGGCGGTACCATTGCAGAAGCCTGGACCAGTTATGAAACCCTTCAGCAGCTTCCCGATTTTGCTGCCGCTGCGGCGAAGATAAAAGCGACGCCCAAAACAGATAAAGCAGCCTTTGAAGGGTTGATGGCAGAATGGAATGCAAAAAAGCAGGCTGCGGATAAGGGAATGCAGAACGGGAAGGCCGTTTGGGCTGCTGCCGGTCTGAATACGGCAGACTGGAAGCAGATGCAGCTTCCCGGACTGGTGGAAGATAACGGGTTGCCTGGCTTTGACGGTGTGATCTGGTTCAAACGGAAGATCACGATCCCGGACAACTGGCAGGCGGGCGATCTCACCCTTAGCCTCGGTCCGGTTGATGATGACGATATTACCTGGTTTAACGGGGAACAGATCGGTGCCACCGAAGGCTGGAATAAAGAACGGGTCTATACGATCCCGGCAGGGCTGATCAGAAAAGGAGAAAATGAGCTGACCGTGCGGGTGACAGACAATGGTAACGGAGGAGGTATATATGGAAATGCAGCGCAGCTTTTTATTAAGAACGGCACCGGACAAAAGGTAGCGCTTTCGGGCAACTGGCAGTATAAAACATCCTTTGCATTAACCGACCTGCCGCCGGCACCCGAGAACCCGGAGAATCCCAATCGTCCGACCGTCCTGTACAATGCCATGATCTATCCCATTATTAATTATACCATAAAAGGTGCTATCTGGTACCAGGGGGAATCCAATGCCGGAAGGGCCTACCAGTACCGGCAGCTCTTTCCGGCAATGATCAGGGACTGGAGGTCAAAATTTTCCTCCGGTGATTTTCCATTCTATTTTGTGCAGCTGGCTAATTTTATGAAACGTTCTGAAACACCGGCCGCATCTGCATGGGCAGAGCTGCGGGAGGCGCAGCTGATGACCACCGGTCTGCCGCATACCGGCATGGCCACCATTATTGATATCGGCGATGCTGGGGATATCCATCCAAAGAACAAACAGGAGGTAGGAAGAAGGCTGGCGTTGATCGCACTGAATAAGGATTACAAAAAGAAGGTGGAGTATTCAGGTCCCCTTTATAAATCACAGCAAATAAACAACGGGCAGATTATACTGACATTCGACCATGCTGCCGGAATGAAAGCGGCCGGTGAAAAGCTGACCGGTTTTGCAATTGCCGGAACCGATCAGCAGTTCCACTGGGCGGATGCGGTCGTTAAAGGCAACACCATTATTGTAACTGCTGCTGCCGTAAAACAGCCTGTGGCAGTGCGTTATGCCTGGGGGGATAACCCCGAAGCGAATCTTGTGAACAGTGCAGGGCTTCCGGCTGCTCCGTTCCGTACGGACCGATGGGAAGGCGTGACCCGGAATGCGAAGTAA
- a CDS encoding murein L,D-transpeptidase catalytic domain family protein, with amino-acid sequence MMRLFVKKIAGGLAILLIALTTMSWKAPAAAPAKEETGFFSLYGLSFGWGMDRHMLLYDSLHLDLKGLSEKAFTYALDGLEELKAEGTVQNDSIITIVDFDQPSTSKRMYILDVKNYRVLFNTWAAHGRNSGALMATSFSNRMSSNKSSLGFYLTDAPYYGGNGYSLKLKGMESGINDRAMQRAIVLHGARYVSQASIDELGYLGRSFGCPAVPVELTRPIIDAIKEGSVLFIYNSSYQPSLNYLLDNPLRLPLQINNTIS; translated from the coding sequence ATGATGAGACTTTTTGTAAAAAAGATAGCAGGAGGACTGGCCATATTGCTGATCGCGCTGACAACAATGTCATGGAAGGCGCCTGCTGCCGCACCGGCTAAAGAAGAAACAGGTTTTTTCTCCCTGTATGGACTGTCATTCGGATGGGGAATGGACCGGCATATGCTGTTATATGATAGCCTGCACCTGGATCTGAAAGGCTTGTCGGAAAAAGCATTTACGTATGCACTGGATGGCCTGGAAGAACTGAAAGCAGAAGGGACTGTACAAAATGACTCCATTATTACGATCGTCGATTTTGACCAGCCCAGCACGAGCAAGCGAATGTACATCCTGGATGTTAAGAACTACCGGGTCCTCTTCAATACATGGGCGGCGCACGGAAGGAATTCCGGGGCATTAATGGCCACCTCCTTCAGCAACCGGATGTCGTCCAATAAAAGCAGCCTGGGCTTTTATCTTACGGATGCGCCCTATTATGGTGGTAATGGTTATTCGCTGAAGCTGAAGGGGATGGAATCCGGTATCAACGACAGGGCCATGCAACGGGCCATCGTGCTGCACGGTGCCCGGTATGTAAGTCAGGCCAGTATTGATGAACTGGGCTACCTGGGCAGGAGTTTCGGGTGTCCCGCTGTGCCGGTGGAGCTTACCCGCCCCATCATTGATGCTATAAAAGAGGGGTCGGTACTTTTTATTTATAACAGCAGTTATCAGCCGTCCTTAAATTATCTTTTGGATAATCCCCTGCGGTTACCGCTGCAGATAAACAATACGATTTCTTAA
- the pncB gene encoding nicotinate phosphoribosyltransferase has product MKTEMPLPSPSILDNDFYKFTMQCAVVQLFPDVKARYTFINRGAHEFPDGFGAALRDLVDRMAELKLAPEEHRYLSKNCPYLNAAYLDLLAGYRYDPSEVCIEQTGTALEVSVEGHWFRTILWEVPLLFLISELYYRLTRQQRDSDEQVIRNTIEKTTIYKELDVPVAEFGTRRRHSYEVQRLVVDTLTAHGGKSFVGTSNVHLAMCARTKPIGTHAHEWFMFHAAKYGFTMANALSLEHWTDVYRGDLGVALSDTYTNDVFFEQFDKKFAKLFDGVRHDSGDPIAYSEKVIAHYKKLGINPAYKFIIFSDGLNTGRVAEITHAAKGKIGISFGIGTNLTNDVGLKPMNIVMKLTAVQFDGKRWVSTVKLSDEPGKHTGDPGMIRLAKEVLGIE; this is encoded by the coding sequence ATGAAGACAGAAATGCCGCTCCCTTCGCCGTCTATCCTTGACAACGACTTTTATAAGTTTACCATGCAATGCGCGGTGGTACAATTGTTCCCGGATGTAAAAGCGCGGTACACCTTTATCAATCGCGGAGCACATGAATTTCCCGATGGATTCGGGGCAGCGTTAAGGGACCTGGTGGACCGGATGGCAGAGCTGAAGCTGGCGCCGGAAGAACACCGGTATCTCTCAAAGAATTGTCCTTATCTGAATGCGGCTTATCTGGACCTGCTGGCCGGTTACCGGTATGATCCGTCAGAAGTGTGTATTGAGCAGACAGGGACAGCGCTGGAAGTTTCTGTGGAAGGGCATTGGTTCCGTACCATTCTCTGGGAAGTGCCGCTCCTGTTCCTCATCAGCGAATTGTATTACCGGCTTACCCGCCAGCAGCGGGACAGCGATGAACAGGTGATCCGGAATACGATCGAAAAAACAACCATCTACAAGGAGCTGGACGTACCCGTGGCAGAGTTCGGTACGCGCCGCAGGCATTCTTATGAAGTGCAACGACTCGTGGTGGACACACTTACAGCGCACGGCGGTAAAAGCTTTGTGGGAACGAGTAATGTACACCTGGCCATGTGCGCCCGCACCAAACCCATCGGTACCCATGCGCATGAATGGTTTATGTTTCATGCGGCCAAATACGGATTTACAATGGCAAATGCATTAAGCCTGGAACACTGGACCGATGTTTACCGCGGCGATCTTGGTGTTGCCCTGTCGGATACCTATACCAACGATGTTTTCTTTGAGCAGTTCGATAAAAAATTTGCCAAACTTTTTGACGGTGTGCGGCACGACAGCGGCGATCCGATTGCCTATTCTGAGAAGGTGATTGCCCATTACAAAAAATTGGGTATCAATCCCGCTTATAAATTTATCATTTTTTCCGACGGGCTGAATACCGGCAGGGTGGCCGAGATCACCCATGCCGCCAAGGGAAAGATCGGTATTTCCTTTGGTATCGGCACCAATCTTACCAATGATGTAGGACTAAAGCCAATGAATATTGTGATGAAGCTAACGGCTGTTCAGTTTGACGGCAAACGTTGGGTATCTACTGTGAAGCTTTCTGATGAGCCGGGAAAACATACCGGTGATCCCGGGATGATCCGGCTGGCGAAGGAAGTATTAGGGATTGAATAG
- the purE gene encoding 5-(carboxyamino)imidazole ribonucleotide mutase, whose amino-acid sequence MAIQVGIIMGSDSDLPVIEPAAAVLKTFGIDYEITVVSAHRTPLRMVSYAQKAKERGLKVIIAGAGGAAHLPGMVASITTLPVIGVPVKSSNSIDGWDSVLSILQMPNGVPVATVALNAAKNAGILAAQIIGASDEAVSKKLAAYKTEMEAEVLQKVERLKTGGQPNRFD is encoded by the coding sequence ATGGCAATACAGGTAGGCATCATCATGGGCAGCGACAGCGATCTTCCGGTAATCGAACCCGCGGCTGCAGTTCTGAAAACATTTGGTATCGATTATGAAATAACAGTCGTTTCCGCACACCGCACGCCCCTGCGCATGGTGAGCTATGCGCAGAAGGCAAAAGAACGCGGACTGAAAGTGATCATCGCCGGCGCCGGTGGTGCGGCGCACCTGCCGGGTATGGTGGCTTCCATCACCACCCTTCCTGTTATCGGCGTGCCTGTCAAATCAAGTAATTCGATCGATGGCTGGGATTCGGTACTCAGCATCCTGCAGATGCCAAATGGCGTGCCTGTTGCTACTGTGGCTCTGAACGCCGCAAAAAACGCCGGCATCCTTGCCGCCCAGATCATCGGCGCTTCCGATGAAGCAGTAAGCAAAAAACTGGCTGCCTATAAAACCGAAATGGAAGCAGAAGTGCTTCAAAAAGTAGAACGCCTGAAAACCGGCGGACAACCCAACCGGTTCGATTAG
- the bshC gene encoding bacillithiol biosynthesis cysteine-adding enzyme BshC — MLLYFHFGLQYQCMDCKTLDFSYENTGFFSKLVLDYLNKDEKLSPFYNEFPSDAAIGRALEHRKKTGGVDRSRLSRALQQQYTSVPVSASVKTSLELLEQETTFTVTTAHQPNLFTGPFYFIYKILHAIRLAEKCRQLYPAYNFVPVYYMGSEDADLDELGHLFISGQKMEWQTRQTGAVGRMKVDDALLELLGRIEAQIGVLPCGTEISRQLRSFYEKGVSIQEATFRLVNFLFEAYGLVVVIPDSALLKAAAIELFKDELLNSRSSVIVEATAAQLAGAGYRVQAHGREINLFYLTDEGRYRIERSEEQWKVLETHLVFSKEELLQELEKHPERFSPNVILRPVFQELILPNLLFIGGGGELAYWIQLKKIFEQYGVPYPLLVLRNSFLFINSKQAALMQQLEFEPLQLFRTLHQLKNDWITRHSVHELGVEKALLDVEQLYNGLKKQAAPVDETLLRHITALEKTTGKGILELGKKLLRAEKRNHESAMNQTGKLKDQLFPHNSLQERIENFLPFYAVYGKEMIAALYRHSLALEQRFVVLQEK, encoded by the coding sequence ATGTTATTGTATTTTCATTTTGGATTGCAATATCAATGTATGGACTGTAAGACCCTAGATTTTTCTTACGAGAACACCGGTTTCTTTAGCAAACTGGTGCTGGATTATCTGAATAAGGATGAAAAACTAAGCCCTTTTTACAACGAATTTCCTTCTGATGCCGCCATTGGGCGTGCGCTGGAACACAGAAAGAAAACCGGAGGGGTGGATCGTTCCCGTTTGTCCCGCGCATTGCAGCAGCAGTATACATCGGTGCCGGTTTCTGCCTCCGTAAAGACCAGTCTGGAACTGTTAGAACAGGAAACGACGTTTACGGTCACCACGGCGCACCAGCCCAACCTGTTTACAGGTCCGTTTTACTTTATTTATAAGATCCTGCATGCCATCCGCCTTGCGGAAAAATGCCGGCAATTGTACCCGGCATATAATTTTGTACCGGTATATTATATGGGAAGCGAGGACGCCGACCTGGATGAGCTGGGGCATCTTTTTATCAGCGGGCAAAAAATGGAATGGCAGACCCGTCAGACCGGTGCTGTAGGACGGATGAAGGTTGATGATGCTTTGCTGGAACTGCTCGGCAGGATAGAAGCCCAGATCGGCGTATTGCCCTGCGGAACTGAGATCAGCCGTCAGCTGCGGTCTTTTTATGAGAAGGGAGTGTCGATACAGGAAGCTACTTTCCGGCTGGTAAATTTTCTGTTTGAGGCTTACGGCCTGGTAGTGGTGATCCCCGACAGCGCCCTGCTTAAAGCTGCGGCAATTGAATTATTTAAAGACGAATTGCTGAACAGCCGGTCCTCCGTTATTGTGGAAGCAACCGCTGCGCAGCTGGCCGGCGCAGGGTACAGGGTACAGGCGCATGGGCGGGAGATCAACCTGTTCTATCTGACGGATGAGGGGCGTTACCGGATCGAACGGTCGGAGGAGCAATGGAAGGTATTGGAGACCCATCTTGTTTTTTCAAAAGAAGAATTGTTACAGGAGCTGGAGAAACATCCCGAACGCTTCAGCCCGAATGTGATCCTGCGCCCTGTTTTCCAGGAGCTCATCCTGCCCAATCTCTTGTTTATAGGCGGTGGCGGAGAGCTGGCTTACTGGATCCAGCTGAAAAAAATATTTGAACAGTATGGAGTGCCTTATCCGTTACTGGTTTTACGGAATTCATTTTTGTTCATTAACAGTAAGCAGGCTGCTTTAATGCAGCAACTGGAATTTGAACCACTGCAATTATTCCGGACGCTTCACCAGCTTAAAAACGACTGGATCACCCGGCATTCCGTGCATGAGCTGGGGGTGGAGAAAGCCCTGCTGGATGTGGAGCAACTGTACAACGGACTGAAAAAACAGGCGGCGCCGGTTGATGAAACACTATTGCGGCATATTACAGCCCTTGAAAAAACGACCGGAAAAGGAATTCTTGAACTCGGAAAAAAATTACTTCGCGCCGAAAAGCGGAACCATGAGTCGGCTATGAATCAAACCGGAAAGCTAAAAGATCAGTTGTTCCCTCATAACAGTTTGCAGGAGCGTATTGAAAACTTCCTGCCTTTTTATGCCGTATATGGTAAAGAAATGATAGCAGCGCTTTACCGGCATTCATTGGCATTGGAGCAGCGGTTCGTCGTCTTGCAGGAAAAATAG
- the purU gene encoding formyltetrahydrofolate deformylase: MIILIQCPDQVGLVAVVSRVMADAGLNIISMREYVNVEVDRFYLRLEIADGDAQAAGVKEQLRRVLPQNSTIVIHTAPKKKVAVLVTKEYHCLGDILLRNYFNTLGASVECVIGNHETLRSLTEKFDIPFHYIDHTSRSKAAFEETLLTALNAYTFDYIILAKFMRILSSGFVAAYPHRIINIHHSFLPAFVGASPYRQAHERGVKLIGATAHFVTDVLDEGPIIAQQIIPVNHSHSVRDMVTLGKEVEEAVLARALQLVLQDRVIVDGNKTVVFEN, from the coding sequence ATGATCATCTTAATACAGTGTCCGGACCAGGTGGGGCTTGTAGCCGTTGTTTCCCGGGTAATGGCAGATGCCGGTCTTAACATCATCTCCATGCGGGAATATGTGAATGTGGAAGTCGACCGCTTTTACCTGCGTCTTGAGATCGCTGACGGGGATGCGCAGGCCGCTGGCGTTAAAGAACAGCTCAGAAGGGTATTACCGCAAAACAGCACCATTGTCATCCATACCGCTCCCAAAAAAAAGGTTGCAGTTCTTGTAACTAAGGAATACCACTGCCTGGGTGATATCCTGCTGCGGAATTATTTCAACACATTGGGGGCTTCCGTGGAATGTGTGATCGGCAATCATGAGACCCTGCGGTCGCTTACCGAAAAATTCGATATCCCCTTTCATTATATCGATCACACCAGCCGTTCAAAAGCAGCGTTTGAAGAAACATTGCTGACAGCACTGAACGCCTATACATTTGACTATATCATCCTGGCAAAATTCATGCGGATCCTGTCCTCCGGCTTTGTGGCCGCCTACCCGCACCGCATCATCAATATCCACCACTCTTTCCTGCCCGCCTTTGTAGGTGCCAGCCCTTACCGGCAGGCACATGAGCGCGGTGTAAAACTTATTGGTGCTACTGCCCATTTTGTTACGGATGTACTGGATGAAGGCCCCATCATCGCCCAGCAGATCATACCCGTCAATCACTCCCATTCGGTAAGGGATATGGTAACACTGGGTAAAGAGGTAGAAGAAGCAGTACTGGCCCGGGCCCTTCAGCTGGTATTGCAGGATCGTGTCATTGTGGATGGCAACAAAACCGTAGTGTTTGAAAATTAA
- a CDS encoding GlsB/YeaQ/YmgE family stress response membrane protein, with protein sequence MGILSWIIFGLIAGAIAKALHPGKDPGGWIVTIIIGIAGAFVGGWIGTQVLGIPINGNWSFKGFAFAILGAVILLWLYGMITRKKGV encoded by the coding sequence ATGGGTATTTTATCTTGGATCATTTTTGGATTGATAGCAGGTGCTATTGCTAAAGCCTTACACCCGGGCAAAGATCCCGGTGGATGGATCGTGACTATTATTATAGGTATTGCCGGGGCCTTTGTGGGCGGATGGATCGGAACACAGGTGCTGGGCATTCCTATTAACGGGAACTGGTCGTTTAAAGGCTTTGCATTTGCTATTTTGGGAGCCGTTATTTTATTGTGGTTGTACGGGATGATCACCCGGAAGAAAGGCGTCTGA
- a CDS encoding chorismate synthase — protein sequence MNTFGQLFRVQIFGESHGECVGVVLDGVPAGLAVPVEDFLPDMERRKGGTQKGATPRKEDDIPLFKSGVFNGMTTGFPVMIYFENKNTRSGDYEKLRSFPRPGHADFVAHKKFGGFEDYRGGGHFSARLTTGLVAAGVIAKKLLAGITIEARITEIGGDPDPERGLQKAIDAKDSVGGLIECRVTGLPVGLGEPYFDSVESVLAHLLFTIPAVKGVEFGAGFAAAKMFGSQHNDPIENMEGKTATNNAGGIVGGITNGNELVFRIAIKPTASTPKPQHSLNWETGQMEDFSVKGRHDLCVALRAPVIVEAVTAIALADLMLLEDRISRVVKS from the coding sequence ATGAACACGTTCGGACAATTATTCCGGGTACAGATATTCGGAGAATCACATGGGGAATGCGTGGGAGTGGTGCTGGACGGGGTGCCTGCGGGACTGGCCGTGCCGGTGGAGGATTTTCTGCCGGATATGGAGCGCCGGAAAGGAGGTACACAAAAAGGGGCTACTCCCCGGAAGGAAGATGATATCCCCCTATTCAAAAGCGGTGTCTTTAATGGCATGACCACAGGGTTCCCGGTGATGATCTATTTTGAAAATAAAAATACCCGCAGCGGGGATTATGAAAAACTGCGGAGTTTTCCGCGGCCGGGGCATGCGGATTTTGTGGCGCATAAAAAATTTGGCGGGTTTGAAGATTACAGGGGGGGAGGACATTTCAGCGCCCGTCTTACAACAGGATTGGTGGCTGCGGGAGTCATCGCAAAAAAACTGCTGGCCGGAATCACTATCGAAGCCCGGATCACCGAGATCGGCGGCGATCCCGACCCGGAGCGGGGCCTGCAAAAAGCCATCGATGCCAAGGACTCGGTCGGCGGACTCATTGAATGCCGCGTAACAGGGCTTCCCGTAGGACTGGGAGAGCCGTATTTTGATTCGGTGGAATCGGTGCTGGCCCACCTGCTGTTCACCATTCCGGCTGTAAAAGGGGTGGAGTTCGGTGCGGGTTTTGCCGCAGCAAAAATGTTTGGTTCGCAGCACAATGATCCTATCGAAAATATGGAAGGTAAAACCGCTACCAATAATGCCGGCGGAATTGTTGGCGGCATCACCAACGGGAATGAACTGGTATTCCGGATCGCCATCAAGCCCACAGCTTCTACGCCAAAGCCGCAGCACAGCCTCAACTGGGAGACCGGCCAGATGGAGGATTTTTCAGTAAAAGGGCGTCACGATCTTTGTGTGGCACTGCGTGCACCGGTGATTGTAGAGGCTGTTACAGCGATAGCCCTGGCGGACCTGATGCTGCTGGAAGACCGGATCAGCCGGGTTGTCAAATCCTAA
- the aroA gene encoding 3-phosphoshikimate 1-carboxyvinyltransferase, translating into MNRTIHPSKLKGDIYAAASKSSMQRACAAALLSRRRVVVENPGHSNDDLAAMSIIRALGATITETGKDHMIEIESSFLKNAPEVRSKEDAVNCGESGLSIRMFTPIVALCENQVTINGEGSLVTRPMDFFDTVLPELGVHIQSNNGKLPLVVQGPLLPATITIDGSLSSQFLTGLLMAFSASPVTAPVTIRVNELKSRPYIDLTLDVMKRFGMRMPENQNYEAFVFDGAAPPTTDEPVHYTVEGDWSGGAFLLVAGAIAGDIRVRGLQQTSTQADKKIIEALMAAGAGIAMEAKGIVLHAAPLKAFEFDATDCPDLFPPLVALAANCKGVTTIKGVSRLAHKESDRGITLQEEFGKMGIRVELDGDQMRVHGGVIKGAVVHSRHDHRIAMACATAALKADGAVTIEEAQAVNKSYPDFYDHLKELGATVTGGLEYRDALNEIYSNKGDQ; encoded by the coding sequence ATGAATAGAACCATACATCCTTCAAAGCTGAAGGGGGATATCTATGCGGCGGCTTCCAAAAGCTCGATGCAGCGGGCCTGTGCCGCTGCATTGCTTTCGCGCCGGCGCGTAGTGGTCGAGAATCCCGGTCACAGTAACGACGATCTCGCGGCCATGAGTATCATCAGGGCACTGGGCGCCACGATCACGGAAACCGGAAAAGACCATATGATCGAGATCGAGAGCTCCTTTTTAAAGAATGCCCCGGAAGTAAGGTCAAAAGAGGATGCGGTGAACTGTGGCGAAAGCGGTTTGAGTATCCGGATGTTTACACCCATTGTGGCCCTGTGTGAGAACCAGGTGACCATTAACGGGGAAGGCAGCCTGGTAACGCGTCCTATGGACTTCTTTGATACCGTATTGCCCGAACTGGGCGTACACATTCAATCAAATAATGGTAAACTGCCGCTGGTGGTTCAGGGCCCCCTGCTGCCGGCAACGATCACCATCGACGGATCGCTGAGCTCCCAGTTCCTTACAGGGCTTTTAATGGCTTTTTCCGCATCTCCGGTGACAGCGCCGGTCACCATCCGGGTAAACGAGCTGAAAAGCCGGCCGTATATCGATCTTACGCTGGATGTGATGAAACGGTTTGGCATGCGGATGCCCGAAAATCAAAACTATGAGGCCTTTGTATTTGATGGTGCTGCACCGCCAACCACAGATGAGCCGGTACATTATACGGTGGAAGGGGATTGGAGCGGCGGCGCCTTTTTGCTGGTGGCCGGTGCCATTGCCGGTGATATCCGTGTAAGAGGCCTGCAGCAGACCAGCACGCAGGCAGACAAAAAAATCATCGAAGCATTGATGGCTGCCGGTGCCGGTATTGCTATGGAGGCCAAAGGGATAGTATTGCATGCAGCACCCCTGAAAGCATTTGAATTTGATGCGACTGATTGTCCGGATCTCTTCCCGCCGCTGGTGGCACTGGCTGCCAATTGCAAGGGTGTTACCACCATTAAAGGGGTGAGCCGCCTGGCGCATAAGGAAAGCGACAGGGGTATTACCCTGCAGGAAGAGTTCGGGAAGATGGGCATCCGGGTAGAACTGGATGGTGATCAGATGCGGGTGCATGGTGGTGTTATAAAAGGCGCAGTGGTGCATTCCCGTCATGATCACCGGATCGCGATGGCCTGTGCTACTGCTGCTTTAAAAGCGGATGGTGCGGTGACCATCGAAGAAGCCCAGGCAGTGAATAAATCCTATCCCGATTTTTATGACCATTTGAAAGAACTGGGGGCAACGGTTACGGGCGGACTTGAATACAGAGATGCATTAAATGAAATTTATTCAAATAAGGGAGATCAATAG
- the aroB gene encoding 3-dehydroquinate synthase: protein MEKIIKFSNASTHFYFDSSFKQVTKIADKKALVVITDENIFKAHPATFKGLNTIVLKPGEAYKVQATVDEVINTLISMEADRKTVLVGVGGGVITDLTGYIASVYMRGIRFGFVPTSILALIDASIGGKNGIDVDRYKNLVGIIRQPSFILHDVSFLQSLPQNEWENGFAEIIKHACIKDAAMFRQLQQESLSTYQKDKKKLSSLIRRNALIKTKVVQKDEFEKGDRRLLNLGHTLGHALEKEYELMHGQAVAIGTTYACHISEQLTGFSQTAAVVALLEQYQLPTYASFDKQKVFNGLKMDKKREQKEMNFVLLNKIGQGVVKPIAMKQLEKIINKL from the coding sequence ATGGAAAAAATAATAAAATTCTCAAACGCTTCCACACATTTTTATTTCGACAGCAGCTTTAAACAGGTTACAAAAATTGCCGATAAAAAAGCACTGGTAGTAATAACGGATGAAAACATATTCAAAGCGCATCCGGCAACATTCAAAGGGCTGAATACGATCGTGCTCAAACCCGGCGAAGCCTATAAAGTACAGGCAACAGTAGATGAGGTGATCAATACCCTTATCAGCATGGAAGCCGACCGGAAGACCGTGCTGGTAGGCGTCGGCGGGGGCGTGATCACGGATCTTACCGGTTATATCGCTTCTGTGTATATGCGCGGCATACGGTTCGGGTTTGTACCCACATCCATATTGGCCCTGATAGATGCATCTATTGGCGGAAAGAATGGTATTGATGTGGACCGGTATAAGAACCTGGTGGGTATCATCCGCCAGCCTTCCTTCATTTTGCACGATGTATCTTTCCTGCAATCGCTGCCGCAGAATGAATGGGAGAACGGTTTTGCAGAGATCATCAAACATGCCTGTATCAAAGATGCGGCGATGTTCCGGCAGCTGCAGCAGGAATCGCTTTCCACGTATCAGAAAGATAAGAAAAAATTAAGCAGCCTGATCCGGCGGAATGCGCTGATCAAAACCAAGGTGGTGCAAAAGGATGAATTTGAAAAGGGAGACCGCCGCTTGCTGAACCTGGGGCATACATTGGGACATGCGCTGGAAAAAGAATATGAACTGATGCATGGACAGGCAGTGGCCATTGGTACTACTTATGCCTGTCATATTTCTGAACAACTGACCGGTTTTTCCCAGACAGCAGCCGTAGTGGCGTTGCTGGAGCAATACCAGCTTCCGACCTATGCGAGTTTTGATAAACAGAAAGTGTTTAACGGGCTGAAGATGGATAAGAAAAGAGAGCAAAAAGAAATGAACTTTGTATTGCTCAATAAGATCGGGCAGGGGGTGGTGAAACCGATTGCCATGAAGCAGCTGGAAAAAATCATAAATAAATTGTAA